A single genomic interval of Cellvibrio sp. PSBB023 harbors:
- a CDS encoding amidohydrolase has translation MIDAHHHVWQLGANGCQWPTPDLRAIYRDVELPEFVAIARAAGVTGSVLVQSQPCDADTDYLLALAAESDFVKAVVGWVDLASPHAPARIARLMAPSPNGRASALRGLRPMLQSLPEDDWILRPELEPALAAMKHHGLALDALVYPRHLPYLVELARCHPTLPVVIDHGAKPPIAVSNQLAADWCDALAALAVLPNLYCKISGLPVEAGANQTPELLADYITQLVVLFGAERLMWGSDWPVLTLAANPRWATYSGWLDVVRMALSGVDPAAIEAIFGGTSAGVYGFT, from the coding sequence GTGATTGATGCCCATCACCATGTCTGGCAATTGGGCGCTAATGGCTGCCAATGGCCCACGCCCGACTTGCGCGCCATTTATCGCGATGTCGAGTTGCCGGAATTTGTAGCTATTGCCCGCGCGGCGGGCGTTACAGGTTCGGTACTGGTGCAGTCACAGCCGTGCGATGCGGATACTGATTACCTGTTGGCGCTGGCGGCAGAGTCAGACTTTGTTAAGGCGGTCGTGGGCTGGGTGGATTTAGCCTCACCCCATGCCCCCGCGCGTATTGCCCGATTGATGGCGCCATCACCGAATGGGCGGGCGTCGGCACTGCGCGGCCTGCGGCCAATGTTGCAGTCACTGCCGGAGGATGACTGGATCTTGCGGCCGGAGCTGGAGCCCGCGTTGGCTGCTATGAAACACCATGGGTTGGCGCTGGATGCGCTGGTTTATCCGCGTCACTTGCCATACCTCGTCGAATTGGCGCGATGCCATCCGACGCTGCCAGTGGTAATCGACCATGGTGCCAAACCGCCCATCGCGGTCAGTAATCAGTTGGCAGCCGATTGGTGCGATGCCCTGGCCGCCCTGGCGGTATTGCCCAACCTGTATTGCAAAATTTCCGGCTTGCCGGTTGAGGCGGGCGCGAACCAAACGCCTGAATTGCTGGCGGATTACATCACCCAACTGGTGGTGCTGTTTGGGGCTGAGCGGCTGATGTGGGGGAGCGATTGGCCCGTACTGACGCTGGCGGCCAACCCCCGTTGGGCGACCTATTCCGGCTGGTTGGATGTGGTGCGCATGGCTTTATCCGGTGTCGATCCGGCAGCTATTGAGGCTATTTTTGGCGGCACTAGCGCAGGCGTTTATGGCTTTACCTGA
- the fucP gene encoding L-fucose:H+ symporter permease, with translation MNTTPGAAKVLLPLMLVFSLFFLWGMANNLNDILITHFKKLFTLSDFRAGLVQSAFYTGYFVFSIPAALWMKRFGYKAAVVFGLLLYGVGAFMFYPAADLREYSLFLLALFVIASGLAFLETSANPLIVAMGDPATAERRLNFAQSFNPFGCLAGIYIGREFIFSGHEPTAEELSAMSDVQLEQFYSTEAQAVQMPYLVLGVVVILWALLVLLVRFPRIATQRSQESYGGWADYRTLLRNGHFMFGVTAQFFYVGAQVCVWSFLIRYGQEAIPGTGEKTLASYLMASLALFMLGRFVSTALMSRFRAAWLMWLYASINVLLCAYAIVQPGYSGFLALVATSFFMSLMFPTIFALSVKNLGSLAKAGSSLVVMAIVGGAVLTACMGLLSDHSSVHIAVIVPLICFVVIATFASQRDRLALVGQPVVQGD, from the coding sequence ATGAACACAACGCCCGGCGCGGCCAAAGTGTTGCTGCCTTTGATGCTGGTTTTCAGCTTGTTCTTCCTGTGGGGTATGGCAAATAACCTCAATGACATACTGATTACCCACTTTAAAAAGCTGTTCACACTCTCCGATTTCAGGGCTGGTTTGGTGCAGTCTGCGTTCTATACCGGTTATTTTGTGTTCTCGATTCCTGCTGCCCTGTGGATGAAACGGTTTGGCTACAAGGCCGCAGTAGTTTTCGGCCTGCTGCTGTATGGCGTAGGCGCCTTTATGTTTTACCCGGCGGCTGACCTGCGCGAGTACAGCCTGTTTTTACTGGCGCTGTTTGTAATTGCCAGCGGCCTCGCATTTTTGGAGACCTCGGCCAACCCGCTAATTGTTGCCATGGGTGATCCAGCCACAGCGGAGCGACGTTTGAACTTTGCCCAATCGTTCAACCCGTTTGGTTGTCTTGCCGGTATTTACATCGGGCGGGAGTTTATCTTTTCAGGCCACGAGCCTACGGCGGAAGAGTTATCCGCCATGAGCGATGTGCAGTTGGAGCAGTTTTACAGCACCGAGGCGCAAGCTGTGCAAATGCCTTACCTGGTATTGGGTGTAGTGGTGATTTTGTGGGCGCTCCTGGTGTTGTTGGTGAGATTTCCACGCATCGCCACGCAGCGCAGCCAGGAGTCGTACGGCGGTTGGGCGGATTACCGTACCTTATTGCGCAATGGCCATTTTATGTTTGGTGTGACCGCGCAGTTTTTTTACGTGGGCGCCCAGGTCTGTGTGTGGAGTTTTTTGATTCGCTATGGGCAGGAGGCCATTCCTGGCACAGGTGAGAAAACCCTCGCCAGTTACCTCATGGCGTCGCTGGCGCTGTTTATGCTCGGCCGCTTTGTGTCCACGGCGTTGATGTCGCGTTTTCGCGCTGCCTGGCTCATGTGGCTTTATGCATCGATCAATGTACTGCTCTGTGCGTATGCGATTGTGCAGCCGGGTTACAGCGGGTTTCTGGCATTAGTCGCTACCAGTTTTTTTATGTCGCTGATGTTTCCTACCATCTTTGCCTTGAGTGTTAAGAATCTGGGCTCTCTGGCAAAGGCGGGATCGTCGCTGGTGGTGATGGCGATTGTCGGCGGAGCGGTGCTCACGGCATGTATGGGCTTGTTGTCGGATCACAGCAGTGTCCATATTGCGGTGATTGTGCCCCTGATTTGTTTTGTAGTGATTGCGACGTTTGCCAGCCAGCGTGATCGGTTAGCGCTGGTTGGGCAGCCGGTGGTGCAGGGTGATTGA
- a CDS encoding DUF4114 domain-containing protein yields MRYSRYVFNTCLIAGSLSLFSAVTQAYSMSDLQDASINGSGWSGETADYQIIATPGATPGTNEWFSRYTRGNGDSRFNIDESILGQFKNAPLQDNTGAGLAAASESVRVTFLGTGAARNSVLFLAQQGSALLDRNAFWDPIYASGGSNNLLAYNPVNDANRLFETRGGCEYAQAKAGNSCVPDNLGQSRVISGLTVGDSLIFGLQALVLHYNSDNIHYPNTNYFFSGDATNNQDNRGWNDGQVHTKVLNLGNNRFLVGFEDIWGGGDRDFNDNVFLFEGVSVDIPVPPPTVVSEPASVSLLGLLLGGLLWRRRLANKPIK; encoded by the coding sequence ATGCGCTATTCACGCTATGTTTTTAACACTTGCTTAATCGCTGGGAGCCTGTCGCTGTTTAGTGCAGTTACCCAAGCTTACAGTATGAGTGATTTGCAGGATGCCAGTATTAATGGCAGTGGATGGTCGGGCGAGACAGCTGACTACCAGATTATTGCGACGCCCGGTGCGACGCCAGGTACTAACGAATGGTTTTCCCGTTATACCCGAGGCAATGGCGATAGCCGTTTCAATATTGATGAATCGATTCTTGGGCAATTTAAAAATGCACCCTTGCAAGACAATACCGGCGCCGGTTTGGCGGCGGCATCCGAGTCAGTACGGGTGACGTTTTTAGGCACGGGCGCTGCGCGTAATTCGGTGTTGTTTCTGGCGCAACAGGGCAGTGCCTTGTTGGATCGCAATGCCTTTTGGGATCCTATTTACGCCAGTGGCGGTAGCAATAACCTCTTGGCTTACAACCCGGTGAATGATGCTAATCGCCTGTTTGAAACGCGCGGTGGTTGCGAGTACGCACAGGCAAAAGCAGGTAATAGCTGTGTGCCGGATAACCTGGGGCAATCGCGGGTGATTTCCGGTTTGACGGTGGGCGACAGTTTGATTTTTGGTTTGCAAGCGCTGGTGCTGCATTACAACAGCGACAATATTCACTACCCCAATACCAATTATTTTTTCAGCGGCGATGCAACCAACAATCAGGATAATCGCGGTTGGAACGATGGTCAGGTACATACCAAGGTTTTGAATCTGGGTAACAATCGTTTTCTCGTAGGCTTTGAAGATATTTGGGGTGGTGGTGATCGCGACTTCAACGACAATGTTTTTTTGTTTGAGGGGGTCAGTGTGGATATTCCCGTACCGCCGCCGACTGTTGTAAGTGAGCCAGCCAGCGTGTCGCTACTCGGGTTGTTGTTGGGCGGTTTGTTGTGGCGTCGTCGCTTGGCTAACAAGCCTATCAAGTAA